The following nucleotide sequence is from Trifolium pratense cultivar HEN17-A07 linkage group LG2, ARS_RC_1.1, whole genome shotgun sequence.
tatgaaacgTAGAAGACCAACTCGGAACAAAGAaactaaaaagttaaaaaaaactactccctccgtcacatttataagtaaattttacttttttggtatattgaaaaatgaatgtatatgacctatattatagactacatacattcttttttcaatgtaccaaaaaaattaaatttacttataaatgtGACCAGAGAAAGTAAAATATTGCTTAAAATTAAGATAAGGGGAGCAGCTAATTTTgcatattttcaaacaaaataaattataatgttTATAATAAACTGAAGAAAAGGGTACACATCTAATAGAGATACATCAAACATGTGCACATTCTTCCCTGTTTTTGTTTGATTGTGCTTAAAGGAGAACCCAACTATGACTTATTTCTTCCACGTAAAAGTAAagcaaaattttgaattaactTTGCAAAATTAATTGTGTCCCCTCATTATCATTCATGCAAAGTGAAATCAATGATAAACGACTAAGAGCTATTTGGTGTCTAAATTTGTAGTAGCCAACTGAAACATCTCTTATTGTCACATTTTCTCTAAACACACTATGTTATGTCCTATTCCTTACTTAGTGTCTAAGGACCCATCTCAATATGTCCTAATCACATTGCTAGTGTATAAATTATACATATTCTATGCTACACAAAATAATCTAACTATACATTAATAAAAACATGGATCATCATGGAATATTTTGCACCAAAGGTAAAAttctaagtttattttttatatctatatagTAATCAATTAAGTTCTTTATTTTCATGCCTCAAAGTTTTGGTAacaaaagtttttatttttatttttacgtttGTAGTAGATATGTCACATAAAAATGTTCTTGAGGTTCCTATTTCAGCAGAGGAATTGAAGATACGAAGTGAGCTTGCAATAAAGATTGAAAGGGATTtagaaaatgagattaaggaaGGTTTATGCAATCTTGCTTGTCGATTGCACCGAATTTTTCAGCAGAGGAAGTTGAGGGAAGCAAAAGAAGCAGCATGTAAGGTAGATAACAAAATTAGAGAACTTTCTGAAGTgattataagaataagaattgAAGGGGGGACTAAAATTGAGATTAAGGAAGTTAAGAAAGAAGCAAATGAAAAAGGTGGTAATTTTGGACAGAAAAAATGTTTGAAAGAAGTGAAGAAAATTGATTGGGagaaaagtttgagaaaagGTTCAAGTCCTGTTTGTGTAAAAGGATCATATGTTAAATCAAAGCAGAAGGATAGAATGATGATGAGGGGAAAGAATGGAAGTGAGGATAAGAAGCTAATTCAATTGGTGTGGAAGGTTTAAATCTCAATTTctttggtttgttttgttttttttttgccttttcatcattggattttttttcttctttttcttgattTGCATTGTATGAAAGTATAGAAATGAATGGATTGAAGGCTTGAAAGTTGTTTGCATGAAATTTGAGATTACAAAGCGGAAAAAATTCTCTTTAGGCCCTTTGAAATGCTCTAAAACCttctcaaaaacaaaaaaaaaatgtaagaagtATTTATATCGGATATTAGGCATAAgcaactttttcttttctttttttgaaaaaaacaaactgagtgcatttcattcataataataatttcaatatagatataaacAACTTTAGcaaacttattttatttgtttaaatatagttttgatctttttatttttatttttttaaattttgattcccctattttaaaaactacaatattttagtccttttatTTGGGTTCAAATTTGACCACGTGgcaaaataacattatattgTCTCTATTTGATGagttaaattatataatttatgctAAAAAAAGAGAAGTTTTCATCATCCCCTATTTTGAGTagttctaattttattttattttattttctagtaGTTTAATGGTTAGATTTCCACCCTTAAAGgaaaataagtggagtgtccgaaGTTCGAATCCCGgctcctacatataaaatgcaatatttcTATTAATTGAGTTAGGTTCATCGTGACAGTAGCTctaaatttttactattattaaaatgattttaaataaacaaaccattttctatatattttaaattttttaaaattaatctattaagttatgaaatattataatattttttataaagtataaCAAACACACCCTATAATAATGACATAAAAGAAATTCcaaacactatccaacattgttcaagttttctctcccgatcCCCCGCCTTTTTTTTATaccccttgcggtttgaaaaaatttggccaacttatttcggtttctacgaaccgaaatttttaaacatggaaaaaaaaaattggtttatataaaccgaaataacataaatttacccccaaaaagaagaaagatttatgtgaaaattcgtgtagatcTACCGCtgataaatttagcatatctctctgaatataagtcgtatgctaatgatttttaatctagtgtaaagaagacaaaacttactacaagattgacaccagaattgttaaatttcattaagtatagtatgagaaaatctacctacaagtttgagaaaagtttttgcaaaatgttgtagagatacatgtggtaaatttatcatagctctctgaatataagtcgtatgctaatgatttttaatctatagtaaagaagacaaaatttactacaagattgataccagaattgttaaatttcattaagtatagtatgagacaatctacctacaagtttcaGAAAAGTTTCTGCTTTGTTTCtctaccagtacccattatttggcaaactgaaccaattggatagttaaacttcaaaaaaaatttatatttgtattcttgacacccaaactttccaacgagtggtcgtttactcaaatcggacatcgtttagtatttcaaataaattgtggaagttgagggtctcatgcagaatttatgcaggaaatctggaacaaaatttggaacacattatttcggtttatattaaccgaaattttttagcatgacaaaaaaatttggttcgtATAAACCGTACCCCAAtggcaaaaatagaaatttaggGGATAGAAAAGAAATGTGGAAGGTTGGGAGATAAAACTTCAACATTGTTTTCAAAGACTTGGGCTTTTATGGCACTAGCGGGCCAAGGAATGGTATACACAAGCATCTTTGCAGACAACATTTTGAAAAGTGATACTTTCTTTTCACATCCCCGTGACACTCACACACCCTCTGACATTTCCAATTTACTCCCTCACTATTTTGGAGTGtgtaaaatgacaaaaaattaaaaacaactgTTCGCATGCTACACTGCGAACAGTGTTCGCATCCCACATAGCAAAACTGTCGGCAGTAAAAAAAAGGTCTACCATGCAGTCAATGGTCATGTGGCCAAATGTTATTGACCACGTGGGAGGCAACGATGTGGCTACAGCCAATCACATCGcttaaaaaattctataaaaaaagagGACTATTGTGTGAAAAATTCACACCATAGCTCTCATTCTCTCCCTCCTTCGTTCTGTCATtcttgtagttttttttaaaaaaaatattgtttttaattttaaataatttcgtCTAAACGACCGCATAATCCGTCGTCGGTTACTCAAGGAATGAATGTAATGATTAGGAGTCATTATAATCGCAAACTTGAATTGTTACTTGTCTTCAAGGAACACATTTATAAATTGAACAATCACAAATGATTGACAACATCCTTACACAACTTCAAATACAATAACTTGAAAGTTCCTCTAAGCACTTCAATGATCAAACCTTCAATGCAACTTTTCTTCACAATGACTTCACACACTCACTTTCTCTCACCGTTTAATCGGTTAATCACTCaataaacacaaacaaaaccattctaccataaaCTTGCAAGAATTCTAAAAATCGATCAATTAATCAAcatgtaacaaaaaatacactttttttaAGATCTTAAAGGTTATAGTTTGACTTAGGTTAAGGGTGTGGATGTTTTTGAATAGTAGTTTAAAAACTTGAAGTTAAAGCACAAAACCttgttttaacaaaataaattgaatatattcCACCATTCAAAAGTACTAGAgaacaatttatttaaatttcaatttttcgaaagatatatacatgcattcttatacatttttcttttcttcctttctttctttctttctctctttgttcttttgttttgtttgaagaggtcaatttttttaaatatacaaatttttgGCTTCTTTTTCAATGCAAACTTTTCAACTACCATAAACTTTATGTTCTCTAGTACCTCAACCCCAAACTAATTAGAAAGTTGCAAGTTCCAAAAGTAATCCCAAATTTAACACGAATATTTGTAAGTCAACTGAACTccaataaatttgaatttttttttcttttaactcAAAGGGTTAATAGACAAACAAATAACATAAGGCTTAAAGGGAGTTAAGCAAAGGATAGAATCATGAAAATGTGGCTTCAAAGGCTAAAGGTACCAACAAACATTGCCTCAGTGTATAAATCATCACcgttaatcaataaaaaaaaatcagtgcAAGTTCTAGGGAATAAACACAAGTATGGATACTCACATAGCATAGATAGTAATGTGGTGGATCATTAATTAAAtgtgttagaatagaaaatattatattattatttgttgagaaaatatctctatgattacgtttttttattcttagCCTTATAAttaagggatttagtttagatttaaatatattcacttggttataaataacAAGGTAGTCGTACTATTTTACAGTATTATGTAAATAATGTAATTAgatcattatcaataatattttatgttcCTTATTGttttctcctattctttcaCCTAAATACCTTAAATTCAACAAAATGATTTAGCAAAAAGTATATCAATTTGCTCACTGCATTTGGATTATAGTGTTGTGAGGAATGAAGTTGCACGAAAAAAGTAAATGAATAGGTGTATATGAAGATCAAATTGGATAATTCTTTGAAGGAGCACTTGGTTTAAATCAACTATACCTAATGTAAGGAATGGTTTGCTGGCGAATGTTTTAGAATTGGCCTTGATCCATAAAGGATTCAATAGTATCCTTATATGCACAAGTCAAGGGA
It contains:
- the LOC123903824 gene encoding uncharacterized protein LOC123903824 isoform X1, whose translation is MDHHGIFCTKVDMSHKNVLEVPISAEELKIRSELAIKIERDLENEIKEGLCNLACRLHRIFQQRKLREAKEAACKVDNKIRELSEVIIRIRIEGGTKIEIKEVKKEANEKGGNFGQKKCLKEVKKIDWEKSLRKGSSPVCVKGSYVKSKQKDRMMMRGKNGSEDKKLIQLVWKV
- the LOC123903824 gene encoding uncharacterized protein LOC123903824 isoform X2, which encodes MDHHGIFCTKDMSHKNVLEVPISAEELKIRSELAIKIERDLENEIKEGLCNLACRLHRIFQQRKLREAKEAACKVDNKIRELSEVIIRIRIEGGTKIEIKEVKKEANEKGGNFGQKKCLKEVKKIDWEKSLRKGSSPVCVKGSYVKSKQKDRMMMRGKNGSEDKKLIQLVWKV